A DNA window from Gammaproteobacteria bacterium contains the following coding sequences:
- a CDS encoding flagellin, which yields MPQIINTNVMALNAQKNLNRSQGSLSTSLQRLSSGLRINSARDDAAGLAISERFTAQVRGLSVATRNANDGISLAQVAEGALQEASTILQRVRELAVQSINATNSSGDRKALQLEVGQLTAELNRIAKTTEFNGQKILDGSFGTALFQIGANANQTIVATTGNFKTDKYGDYRIYGQNNHVAQGVDRFTAAGTLTVVGSEGTKAVSYVSTDNAADIAESVNLVSESTGVKATAVTEIDLAFSSSGTYQLTVNGDNATASTISFDLSAATGTESLSAAVQAFNDYQSKTGVVAKVKDDGTGITLTHYQGENVVVSDTTYTNSGTVTVTGGAGVQGTAEASSTVLSNDGTASTAVGSGEVFFDAEKSFSITDSNTSHALNNSTEASTLQKVADLDISTVTGSNLALSVVDAALAQVSSQRARFGALQSRFESTIRNLETNVENLSAARSRIRDADFAIETAELTRNQILQQAGVAMLAQANAIPQNVLSLLS from the coding sequence ATGCCACAAATAATTAATACCAATGTGATGGCACTTAATGCGCAGAAGAACCTAAACCGTTCTCAAGGCTCATTAAGTACGTCATTGCAAAGGCTATCGTCTGGATTGCGCATCAACAGCGCTCGAGACGATGCCGCTGGTCTCGCGATATCTGAGCGGTTTACCGCCCAGGTCCGCGGTCTATCTGTTGCTACTCGAAACGCAAACGATGGTATCTCTCTGGCTCAGGTCGCAGAAGGCGCCCTGCAGGAGGCTAGTACCATCCTGCAGCGTGTTCGCGAGCTTGCAGTCCAGTCCATCAATGCAACCAACTCATCAGGTGACCGCAAGGCACTGCAACTGGAGGTTGGTCAGCTAACAGCAGAACTTAACCGTATCGCCAAGACCACAGAGTTTAATGGTCAGAAGATACTTGACGGCTCTTTCGGTACCGCACTGTTTCAAATCGGTGCCAATGCCAATCAGACCATTGTCGCCACCACTGGAAACTTCAAGACTGATAAATACGGTGATTATCGTATTTATGGTCAGAACAACCATGTAGCGCAAGGTGTGGATCGTTTTACCGCCGCTGGAACACTCACTGTCGTCGGTTCGGAAGGGACCAAAGCCGTTTCCTACGTCTCGACTGATAACGCTGCAGACATCGCAGAATCAGTTAATCTGGTTAGTGAGTCTACCGGTGTTAAAGCTACTGCCGTAACGGAAATCGATCTGGCTTTCTCCAGTTCCGGTACTTATCAGTTGACTGTCAATGGTGACAATGCAACCGCCTCGACTATCAGCTTCGACCTTTCCGCCGCTACAGGGACCGAGTCTCTGTCTGCCGCGGTACAAGCATTTAACGACTACCAGTCCAAGACCGGTGTCGTTGCCAAGGTCAAAGACGATGGCACAGGTATCACCTTAACGCATTATCAAGGTGAAAACGTTGTAGTCAGCGACACGACTTACACCAATTCCGGTACGGTTACCGTAACAGGTGGTGCTGGTGTGCAAGGAACTGCGGAAGCGTCTTCGACCGTATTGAGTAATGATGGTACAGCGTCGACGGCGGTTGGTAGTGGTGAGGTTTTCTTTGATGCAGAGAAATCATTCTCCATCACGGATTCCAATACCAGCCATGCACTTAACAACTCGACAGAAGCTTCTACCTTGCAAAAGGTAGCGGATCTAGATATCAGCACGGTAACGGGCAGTAATCTAGCGCTATCTGTCGTGGATGCTGCGCTGGCGCAAGTCAGTAGCCAGCGTGCACGTTTTGGTGCTCTACAAAGTCGTTTTGAGTCTACGATACGTAACCTCGAAACCAATGTAGAAAACCTCAGTGCCGCACGATCACGGATACGCGATGCCGACTTTGCTATCGAAACAGCTGAGTTGACACGTAACCAGATCTTGCAGCAAGCGGGTGTTGCGATGTTGGCGCAAGCCAATGCAATTCCGCAAAACGTGTTGAGTCTTTTGAGTTAA